From Micromonospora sp. NBC_01699, a single genomic window includes:
- a CDS encoding helix-turn-helix domain-containing protein produces the protein MSTDPAWTVIPSIVTAATAGEVGALLRTARTAAGLTLEDAGRLAGYSASTMSRWENGRRRNWTIAELRRLAEVYGIPPHLLGLAASSTVGDPDVARVTGDSNSDGGDSMRRRNLLAGTLGLTTTAALMPTAATAGQSLSVDDVIFGRVSATSLPEQQLAAQIAAAGAQFRACRYTQLARRVPMLLAQATATRDHAAVDQVESASALLAQAYSVATQLLIKLHDDGMACATADRAVQAARASGDPLIIAEATRLAATVLRRGRHRDGAQRLVLNAARQLDADTGLADPQQTAMYGQLLAVASYTAALLDDRDTAWTLLDEAGDAITRGRNIEVERFNSLELAVYKISVSRVLGDYGAAVDYARMVDPARITSPERRARYWQDTALALYGRGRSSSTFQALVAAERDVPQEVRYRSWSQDLTRALLSADTRGALPGIRDFAQRIGAT, from the coding sequence ATGTCTACCGATCCCGCTTGGACGGTGATACCCAGCATCGTCACCGCCGCCACGGCCGGTGAGGTCGGTGCGTTGCTGCGCACTGCCCGCACCGCAGCTGGGCTGACCCTCGAAGATGCCGGTCGTCTCGCCGGCTATTCAGCGTCGACCATGTCACGGTGGGAGAACGGCCGAAGGCGCAACTGGACCATCGCCGAGTTACGTCGGCTTGCCGAGGTATACGGAATCCCACCACATCTGCTCGGGCTGGCCGCGTCATCCACCGTCGGGGACCCCGACGTGGCTAGGGTGACGGGAGACTCCAACAGCGATGGTGGTGACTCGATGCGTCGACGTAATCTGCTCGCCGGAACTCTCGGACTCACCACGACCGCCGCCCTGATGCCGACAGCAGCGACGGCCGGACAGTCGTTGAGCGTGGACGATGTCATTTTTGGCCGCGTGAGCGCCACATCACTACCGGAACAGCAGCTCGCGGCGCAGATCGCGGCTGCCGGTGCCCAGTTCCGCGCGTGCCGCTACACGCAGCTCGCCCGGCGCGTGCCCATGCTGCTCGCCCAGGCCACCGCTACCCGTGACCACGCTGCCGTGGACCAGGTGGAATCGGCCTCCGCACTGCTGGCACAGGCGTACTCGGTCGCCACCCAACTGCTGATCAAGCTGCACGACGACGGCATGGCCTGCGCAACCGCAGATCGTGCCGTACAGGCCGCTCGCGCCAGCGGAGATCCCCTGATCATCGCGGAGGCGACGCGGCTCGCTGCCACAGTGCTACGCCGGGGCCGTCATAGGGATGGCGCACAACGACTTGTCCTGAACGCCGCGCGGCAACTCGATGCCGACACCGGCCTTGCGGATCCGCAGCAGACCGCGATGTACGGGCAACTACTCGCCGTGGCGTCGTACACCGCCGCGCTACTGGATGATCGCGATACCGCCTGGACCCTGCTCGACGAAGCCGGGGACGCGATCACGCGAGGACGGAACATCGAGGTCGAAAGGTTCAATTCCCTCGAACTGGCCGTCTACAAAATCAGCGTGTCCCGGGTCCTCGGTGACTACGGCGCCGCCGTCGACTACGCCCGCATGGTCGACCCTGCCCGGATCACCTCGCCTGAGCGACGGGCCCGCTACTGGCAGGACACCGCCCTCGCCCTGTACGGCCGAGGGCGCTCATCAAGCACCTTCCAGGCCCTGGTCGCCGCCGAGCGCGACGTGCCCCAGGAGGTTCGCTACCGATCCTGGTCACAGGACCTGACCCGCGCCCTACTGTCCGCCGACACCCGTGGCGCCCTACCGGGTATCCGCGACTTCGCCCAGCGCATCGGCGCGACGTAA
- a CDS encoding DapH/DapD/GlmU-related protein: protein MKHANTPLDAPATALSLIGAGLLRVGRGSRIDSTAVFLPTDRIGAPRGITLGARVTVGAFAVIHGGAHLGEGSYVGHRVIVGEPEFGYAVRQVHPGAGDITTVGAGTVLRAGVVIYAGVRIGENSSVGHHTLLRSGVTVGTHTQLAANLTVERGTRIGSGVRCSPGSHLTAETVVADSVFLGAGIRTINDKQLIWRDPENEQPLTPPRFEYGCKVGSGAVVLGGIAVGARALVGAGSVVTRDVAADAIVYGVPARQHGWVTR from the coding sequence ATGAAGCACGCCAATACCCCACTGGATGCTCCAGCCACTGCTCTGAGCCTGATCGGGGCAGGCTTACTCAGAGTGGGCAGGGGATCTCGGATTGATTCCACAGCGGTGTTCCTGCCGACTGACCGGATTGGTGCGCCGCGAGGCATCACCCTGGGTGCTCGGGTCACGGTCGGTGCGTTCGCGGTGATTCACGGCGGTGCGCATCTCGGCGAGGGAAGCTATGTCGGGCATCGCGTGATCGTGGGTGAGCCGGAATTCGGGTACGCGGTGCGGCAGGTCCACCCTGGTGCGGGTGACATCACTACCGTGGGCGCGGGCACCGTTCTACGCGCGGGCGTGGTGATCTATGCCGGGGTCCGGATTGGCGAGAACAGCTCCGTCGGGCACCACACCCTGCTGCGTAGCGGTGTCACGGTCGGCACGCACACCCAACTGGCCGCGAACCTGACCGTGGAGCGTGGCACCAGGATCGGTAGTGGTGTCCGGTGTTCGCCGGGCTCGCACCTCACCGCCGAGACGGTGGTTGCCGACTCGGTGTTTCTCGGCGCGGGCATACGCACGATCAACGACAAGCAGTTGATCTGGCGGGACCCGGAGAACGAACAACCACTGACACCACCCCGCTTCGAGTACGGCTGCAAGGTGGGTTCGGGTGCGGTCGTACTCGGTGGCATCGCTGTCGGCGCGCGGGCGTTGGTAGGAGCCGGTTCGGTGGTGACCCGCGACGTCGCGGCGGACGCGATCGTGTACGGCGTACCCGCTCGCCAGCATGGCTGGGTGACTCGATGA
- a CDS encoding acyl-CoA dehydrogenase — translation MMTPAITWLEPLRPSVPELGETAWDRLCGLSTDVTELVRDAPTRPHPSRSKWLMQVRRTLAEQGHHPPPGADASVWQILAQFCVGFHDLDLRDATGPGHGAMILNEAGERTASVWRGRLQQGDLVGIAATERHGGSRIREITTSAVRQDGRWRLRGEKCWVSRLAEASGFVVFFRAPEGSITAAVVDASEPGLERELIEPLGLDGWSWGMLRLHDVPVDPANDLLGPAGSGLDVFRRHFGRFRPLVTATALGTAAGVHTFVTDSLAAACRSGTLRRVRDNALIMLGRTYAEINAALLAAISANRLASAGHPSADLVSRTGKAMGVDIAYQATADLAPLLGARGFQRISPIAKARGDLTALLYADGIHDTLYRAGGIELIERSFHPGFHVNPSVR, via the coding sequence ATGATGACCCCGGCCATCACATGGCTGGAGCCGCTGCGACCCAGCGTTCCCGAACTCGGGGAGACTGCCTGGGATCGACTTTGCGGGTTGTCGACCGACGTGACCGAGCTTGTTCGCGATGCACCGACGCGGCCCCACCCGAGCAGGTCGAAATGGTTGATGCAGGTGCGTCGGACCCTCGCCGAGCAGGGCCACCACCCGCCGCCCGGTGCCGATGCATCCGTTTGGCAGATTCTCGCCCAGTTCTGCGTGGGCTTTCACGACCTGGACCTGCGCGACGCAACCGGGCCGGGCCATGGCGCGATGATTCTGAACGAGGCGGGCGAGCGGACGGCCTCGGTTTGGCGAGGGCGCCTCCAACAGGGAGACCTGGTGGGCATCGCCGCGACCGAGCGACACGGTGGTTCCCGTATTCGGGAGATCACCACCTCCGCCGTGCGGCAGGATGGTCGGTGGCGTTTGCGCGGGGAGAAGTGCTGGGTGTCTCGCCTGGCTGAGGCGTCGGGGTTCGTGGTGTTCTTTCGGGCCCCGGAGGGGTCGATCACCGCTGCGGTCGTCGATGCCTCGGAACCTGGCCTGGAGCGGGAGCTCATCGAGCCCCTTGGGTTGGATGGCTGGTCGTGGGGCATGCTTCGGCTACACGATGTCCCGGTCGATCCGGCGAATGATCTTTTGGGGCCGGCTGGCTCTGGCTTGGACGTGTTTCGGCGTCACTTTGGCCGGTTCCGCCCTCTGGTTACCGCTACTGCCTTGGGTACTGCCGCCGGCGTGCACACATTCGTCACCGACTCGCTCGCGGCTGCTTGCCGGAGCGGCACGCTGCGGAGGGTGCGCGACAACGCGTTGATCATGCTTGGTCGGACCTACGCGGAGATCAACGCTGCGTTGCTTGCGGCAATCAGCGCCAACCGTCTGGCCTCGGCCGGGCATCCGTCGGCGGACCTTGTCTCCCGGACCGGCAAGGCCATGGGCGTCGACATCGCCTACCAGGCGACAGCCGACCTGGCGCCGCTGCTCGGCGCTCGCGGGTTTCAACGAATCAGCCCGATCGCGAAGGCCAGGGGCGATTTGACCGCGCTGCTGTACGCGGACGGCATCCACGACACCCTGTATCGGGCGGGAGGAATCGAGCTCATTGAGCGGTCGTTCCATCCGGGCTTTCACGTCAACCCGAGCGTCAGATGA
- a CDS encoding NUDIX hydrolase yields the protein MTTLSDDYTATLPRKRMGSAVLLRDGVDRILLVEPTYKDYWELPGGVVDGDESPYNAAIRELTEELSLSVTPGRLLVVDWVPPRLGRTDGVMFVYDGGLLDPARAAEIRLPADELRSWAWSTPEEAERRLSPLLARRATAALLALSQGRTQYLEDGNHVI from the coding sequence GTGACGACGCTTTCTGACGACTACACCGCCACACTGCCACGCAAGCGCATGGGCTCGGCCGTGCTACTACGTGATGGGGTTGACCGGATTCTGCTGGTCGAGCCGACGTACAAGGACTACTGGGAGCTTCCCGGAGGGGTCGTGGATGGTGACGAGTCGCCGTACAACGCCGCGATCCGGGAACTGACCGAGGAGTTGAGTCTGTCGGTTACACCGGGCCGACTGCTGGTGGTGGACTGGGTTCCACCACGGTTGGGCCGTACCGATGGCGTGATGTTCGTCTACGACGGCGGTCTGCTCGACCCGGCACGAGCAGCGGAAATCAGGCTTCCCGCCGACGAACTCCGTAGTTGGGCCTGGTCGACGCCGGAGGAGGCGGAGCGGCGCCTGTCACCCCTGCTCGCCCGCCGAGCAACCGCTGCGTTGCTCGCATTGAGCCAGGGAAGAACCCAGTACCTGGAAGACGGCAACCACGTCATCTGA
- a CDS encoding CPBP family intramembrane glutamic endopeptidase — MTIATPVRQQSGLAIFWAVTFTWTFAFWLAAIALGGSPTSSPTAIPYLLGGFGPVVAAIVIRVRRNRRGEPVPAHTVRTRLTPRLFWVLPMLALASGSVLAAALLSELLGGPALSLTEGKDLIATVGGPVPFLISMLVAGPLAEEPGWRGTAYPRLLASMSRLRAGLLLGAAWTVWHLPLFFISETVQAEFGLFSWSGLLFSLSVFPMALLTGYAYERAGVAASIAVHFGANATIALLTVKSPITQAFILGVQIIAAIVLLAAQRGRRSNPPVDATAHPHRVAADSSYRTSPTGV, encoded by the coding sequence GTGACTATCGCAACCCCCGTACGTCAGCAGAGCGGCCTCGCCATCTTCTGGGCGGTCACGTTCACCTGGACCTTCGCGTTCTGGCTCGCCGCGATCGCCCTCGGTGGATCGCCGACGAGTTCCCCCACCGCCATCCCCTACCTGCTCGGTGGCTTCGGCCCGGTCGTCGCCGCGATCGTGATCCGAGTACGCCGCAACCGCCGTGGCGAACCCGTACCCGCCCACACGGTGAGAACCCGACTGACCCCGCGACTGTTCTGGGTGCTGCCCATGCTGGCGCTGGCATCGGGATCCGTGCTGGCCGCGGCGCTGCTCTCGGAGCTGCTGGGTGGTCCCGCGCTGAGCCTGACGGAGGGGAAGGACCTGATCGCGACCGTCGGTGGACCCGTACCGTTTCTCATCAGCATGTTGGTCGCCGGCCCGTTGGCCGAGGAGCCCGGTTGGCGTGGCACCGCATATCCGCGTCTGCTCGCGTCGATGAGCCGGCTGCGAGCCGGCCTGCTGCTGGGTGCCGCCTGGACCGTGTGGCATCTGCCGCTGTTCTTCATCTCCGAAACCGTCCAGGCCGAATTCGGCCTGTTCAGCTGGAGTGGGCTGCTGTTCTCGCTCAGCGTCTTCCCGATGGCGCTGCTGACCGGTTACGCCTACGAGCGTGCCGGGGTCGCGGCCTCGATCGCGGTCCACTTCGGCGCCAACGCCACGATCGCGCTGCTGACCGTCAAGTCACCCATCACGCAGGCGTTCATCCTGGGTGTGCAGATCATCGCCGCGATCGTGCTGCTCGCCGCGCAGCGGGGTCGCCGCTCGAACCCGCCGGTCGACGCGACCGCCCACCCCCACCGGGTCGCCGCCGACTCGTCGTACCGGACCAGCCCGACCGGAGTTTGA
- a CDS encoding alpha/beta hydrolase: MTAIADDGLPLVGTLTLPTGPGPHPAVLLLHGSGPLDRDANTGGRLRMELGPPLAAALAKDGIATLRYDRRGVGATSGDWHATGFVDNRNDAAAALRALAERPDIRADAIGLIGHSEGAVHAMSLGALPQVRAVVLLAGFARPGEDALRWQARMIARDLPAPVRPLLPVLRVLANRQLARIKTTSTDVARVAGKRMNARWMREMLVHDPRPDLANLKVPVLAITGGKDIQVDPADLDEIRRLVPGEVEIHRIPDLTHPLRRDPGRPSARSYPRLMRQPVDADLLARVTGWLAHRLREEPPVERP, from the coding sequence ATGACAGCCATCGCGGACGACGGGCTGCCCCTGGTCGGCACGCTGACCCTGCCCACCGGTCCCGGCCCGCACCCGGCCGTCCTGCTGCTGCACGGATCCGGGCCACTGGACCGCGACGCCAACACCGGCGGCCGGCTCCGCATGGAGCTCGGACCGCCGCTGGCCGCCGCGCTCGCGAAGGACGGGATCGCCACCCTGCGGTACGACCGTCGCGGCGTCGGCGCCACCTCCGGCGACTGGCACGCGACCGGATTCGTCGACAACCGGAACGACGCCGCCGCAGCACTACGCGCCCTCGCCGAACGACCCGACATCCGGGCCGACGCCATCGGCCTGATCGGACACAGCGAGGGTGCCGTCCACGCCATGTCCCTCGGCGCACTGCCGCAGGTCAGAGCGGTGGTGCTGCTGGCCGGGTTCGCCCGCCCGGGCGAGGACGCCCTGCGCTGGCAGGCCAGGATGATCGCCCGCGACCTGCCGGCGCCCGTACGGCCCCTCCTGCCGGTTCTGCGGGTGCTGGCCAACCGGCAGCTCGCTCGGATCAAGACGACCAGCACGGACGTGGCGCGGGTCGCCGGGAAGCGGATGAACGCCCGGTGGATGCGGGAGATGCTCGTCCACGACCCGCGCCCGGACCTGGCGAACCTCAAGGTCCCCGTCCTGGCGATCACCGGTGGCAAGGACATCCAGGTCGACCCCGCTGACCTGGACGAGATCCGGCGGCTGGTGCCCGGTGAGGTCGAAATCCACCGGATCCCCGACCTCACCCACCCGTTGCGCCGTGACCCCGGTCGCCCGTCCGCGCGGTCATACCCCCGGTTGATGCGCCAGCCGGTCGACGCCGACCTGCTCGCACGGGTGACCGGCTGGCTCGCCCACCGACTCCGGGAAGAGCCCCCGGTCGAACGCCCCTAG
- a CDS encoding helix-turn-helix domain-containing protein, with protein MATADLLLHPVRMRILQALFDADPLTTAQLRERLPDIPPATMYRQIAVLADAGVLEVVEEKRVRGTVERSYRVRKGEAVVDPAARAAMTREDHLRAFTMFSASLMTDFDRYLAHEDADPHSDGVVYRQAAVWLTREEWTALIEEIESAVLARVGHDRADGRVRHVISLVVVPDQPAPDADTDQAAE; from the coding sequence ATGGCAACCGCGGACCTTCTCCTGCATCCCGTCCGGATGCGCATCCTGCAAGCGCTGTTCGACGCCGATCCGTTGACCACCGCCCAGCTGCGTGAACGCCTGCCCGACATCCCGCCGGCGACGATGTACCGGCAGATTGCCGTGCTGGCCGACGCGGGCGTGCTGGAGGTGGTGGAGGAGAAACGGGTACGCGGCACGGTGGAGCGCAGCTACCGGGTACGCAAGGGGGAGGCGGTGGTCGACCCCGCCGCACGGGCGGCGATGACGCGCGAGGACCACCTACGCGCGTTCACCATGTTCTCGGCATCGTTGATGACGGACTTCGACCGCTACCTCGCCCACGAGGATGCCGATCCCCACTCCGACGGCGTGGTCTACCGACAGGCGGCGGTGTGGCTGACCAGGGAAGAGTGGACCGCGCTCATCGAGGAGATCGAGAGCGCTGTGCTCGCCCGGGTCGGCCACGACAGGGCGGACGGCCGCGTACGGCACGTCATCAGTCTCGTTGTCGTGCCGGACCAACCCGCGCCGGACGCCGACACCGATCAGGCGGCCGAATGA
- a CDS encoding acyl-CoA dehydrogenase family protein, with the protein MDFDLTSEQVALRDAVRALGRRYGHEYYVRKAKAGEHTTELWQEAGRLGYLGVNIPEQYGGGGGGITELAIVCEELAATGSPLLMIVVSPAIVATVIARHGTEEQRKRFLPGMADGTCKIAFAITEPEAGSNSHRLGTVARRDGDDWLLSGRKCFISGVDDAAYVLVVGRTEDAATGKLKPALFLVPTDAPGFTKSKLDMEILSPESQWMLYLDDVRLPADALVGGGVDVGLQALFAGLNPERILVAALAAGSGRYAIERASSYAANRKVWGGRTIGSHQGLSHPLAHAAVQVELARLMIAKAAALYDAGRDLDAGVAANMAKYASAEAAALAVDTAIQVHGGNGMTTEYGVATLLGTVRATRIAPVSREMILNFVAQHVLGQEKSY; encoded by the coding sequence ATGGACTTCGACCTCACCTCGGAACAGGTTGCGCTCCGGGACGCGGTGCGTGCGTTGGGCCGCCGCTATGGGCACGAGTACTACGTGCGGAAGGCGAAGGCCGGCGAGCACACCACCGAGCTGTGGCAGGAAGCGGGCCGGCTCGGCTACCTCGGCGTCAACATCCCCGAACAGTACGGCGGCGGTGGCGGCGGCATCACCGAGCTGGCGATCGTCTGCGAGGAGTTGGCCGCGACCGGCTCCCCGCTGCTGATGATCGTGGTGTCGCCCGCGATCGTGGCCACGGTCATCGCCCGGCACGGCACCGAGGAGCAGCGCAAACGCTTCCTGCCCGGAATGGCCGACGGCACCTGCAAGATCGCGTTTGCGATCACCGAGCCGGAGGCGGGTTCCAACTCGCACAGGCTCGGCACGGTCGCCCGCCGCGACGGCGACGACTGGCTGTTGTCCGGGCGCAAGTGCTTCATCTCCGGGGTGGACGACGCGGCGTACGTGCTGGTGGTGGGGCGTACCGAGGACGCGGCGACCGGCAAGCTCAAGCCGGCGCTGTTCCTGGTCCCGACCGACGCGCCGGGGTTCACGAAGTCGAAGCTCGACATGGAGATCCTGTCGCCGGAGAGCCAGTGGATGCTCTACCTGGACGACGTCCGGCTGCCCGCCGACGCGCTGGTCGGTGGCGGGGTCGACGTCGGCCTACAGGCGCTCTTCGCCGGGCTGAACCCGGAACGCATCCTGGTCGCCGCCCTCGCCGCCGGCTCCGGCCGGTACGCGATCGAGCGCGCCTCGTCGTACGCGGCGAACCGGAAGGTCTGGGGCGGCCGGACCATCGGCTCGCACCAGGGTCTGTCGCACCCGCTCGCCCATGCGGCCGTGCAGGTCGAACTGGCCCGGCTGATGATCGCCAAGGCGGCTGCCCTCTATGACGCCGGCCGCGACCTGGACGCCGGAGTCGCCGCGAACATGGCCAAGTACGCCTCGGCCGAGGCCGCCGCACTCGCCGTCGACACCGCCATCCAGGTCCACGGCGGCAACGGCATGACCACCGAGTACGGCGTGGCGACGCTGCTCGGAACCGTACGCGCGACCCGGATCGCCCCGGTCAGCCGCGAGATGATCCTGAACTTCGTGGCGCAGCACGTGCTGGGGCAGGAGAAGTCGTACTGA
- a CDS encoding acetyl/propionyl/methylcrotonyl-CoA carboxylase subunit alpha, producing the protein MIRRLLVANRGEIARRIFATCRSVGVETVAVYSDADADAPYVAEADFAVRLPGQTPADTYLRADLLVAAARRSGADAVHPGYGFLAENANFATAVCDAGLTWVGPPAKAIAVMGSKIEAKALLVDAGVPMLPTETEPGRVTDFPVLVKASAGGGGRGMRVVRDAAALTEAVASARREAASAFGDGTVFIERYVEQARHVEVQVFADSHGTVLPLGERECSIQRRHQKIIEETPSTAVGPELRTSLFEAAVAAARAVGYLGAGTVEFLLAPTGEFFFLEMNTRLQVEHPVTEAVTGLDLVRWQLLVAEGGVLPVPGPPTGHSIEVRLCAEDPANVWLPATGTLHRFAVPEVVTEFEPVPTGGAGRAGLRLDSGVRDGSVVGVHYDSMLAKLVAWAPTRSEAARLLASALSRAELHGVRTNRDLLVRVLRHPEFRSGAIDTGFLDRHPELFAPLLSSVDAVRISCLAAALAGAADRRRTAPVLAGLPSGWRNVPAGAQTSVYDGPSGPVEVGYRLDRTGALATWWVRPVDPDELDLAGLYPSAPAPAEKPPAVTILTADPDRVVLDVAGVRTTFAVHRVGSESFVDGPDGSVTLSELPRFPEPAPDLAEGSLVAPLPGAVSRVLVVPGQRVAAGDLLLTLEAMKLEHPVHAPAAGIVAELPVTAGSQVETGAVLAVLTDA; encoded by the coding sequence ATGATTCGCAGGCTGCTGGTGGCGAACCGGGGCGAGATCGCCCGCCGGATCTTCGCCACCTGCCGGTCGGTCGGCGTCGAAACGGTCGCGGTCTACTCCGACGCCGACGCCGACGCGCCGTACGTCGCCGAGGCGGACTTTGCCGTACGGCTGCCCGGCCAGACCCCGGCGGACACCTACCTGCGGGCGGACCTGCTGGTCGCGGCGGCCCGCCGGTCGGGCGCGGACGCCGTCCACCCCGGTTACGGCTTCCTGGCCGAGAACGCCAACTTCGCCACCGCCGTCTGCGACGCCGGCCTGACCTGGGTCGGCCCGCCGGCCAAGGCGATAGCGGTGATGGGTTCGAAGATCGAGGCGAAGGCGCTGCTGGTCGACGCCGGGGTACCGATGCTGCCCACCGAAACCGAACCGGGCCGGGTGACCGACTTTCCGGTGCTGGTCAAGGCGTCGGCCGGTGGTGGTGGGCGCGGCATGCGGGTGGTCCGGGACGCGGCGGCGCTGACCGAGGCGGTCGCGTCGGCCCGCCGCGAGGCGGCCAGCGCGTTCGGTGACGGCACCGTCTTCATCGAGCGGTACGTGGAGCAGGCCCGGCACGTCGAGGTGCAGGTCTTCGCCGACAGCCACGGCACCGTGCTGCCGCTCGGCGAACGGGAGTGCTCGATCCAGCGCCGGCACCAGAAAATCATCGAGGAGACCCCGTCGACGGCCGTCGGGCCGGAGCTGCGTACAAGCCTGTTCGAGGCGGCGGTGGCGGCCGCCCGCGCGGTCGGTTACCTCGGTGCCGGCACCGTCGAGTTCCTGCTCGCCCCGACCGGCGAGTTCTTCTTCCTGGAGATGAACACCCGGCTCCAGGTCGAACACCCGGTCACCGAGGCGGTCACCGGCCTGGACCTGGTCCGCTGGCAACTCCTGGTCGCCGAGGGCGGCGTCCTGCCGGTGCCGGGCCCGCCGACCGGTCACTCGATCGAGGTACGACTCTGCGCCGAGGACCCGGCGAACGTCTGGTTGCCGGCCACCGGCACCCTGCACCGGTTCGCGGTGCCGGAGGTGGTGACCGAGTTCGAACCGGTGCCGACCGGTGGCGCCGGCCGCGCCGGGTTGCGCCTCGACTCGGGCGTACGCGACGGGTCGGTGGTCGGGGTGCACTACGACTCGATGCTCGCCAAGCTCGTGGCCTGGGCGCCGACCCGCTCCGAGGCCGCCCGCCTGCTGGCGTCCGCCCTGTCCCGGGCCGAACTGCACGGCGTACGCACCAACCGTGACCTGCTCGTACGCGTCCTGCGGCACCCGGAGTTCCGCAGCGGGGCGATCGACACCGGTTTCCTGGACCGGCACCCGGAACTGTTCGCGCCGCTGCTCTCCTCGGTCGACGCGGTCCGGATCTCCTGCCTCGCGGCGGCGCTCGCCGGTGCCGCCGACCGGCGACGTACCGCCCCGGTGCTCGCCGGCCTGCCGTCGGGTTGGCGCAATGTCCCGGCCGGCGCCCAGACCAGCGTGTACGACGGACCGTCCGGCCCGGTCGAGGTCGGCTACCGGCTGGACCGGACCGGGGCGCTCGCCACCTGGTGGGTCCGCCCGGTCGACCCGGACGAACTCGATCTCGCCGGTCTGTACCCGTCCGCTCCCGCCCCGGCGGAGAAACCGCCTGCGGTGACGATCCTGACCGCCGACCCGGACCGGGTGGTGCTCGACGTCGCCGGGGTACGGACGACGTTCGCCGTACACCGGGTCGGGTCCGAGTCCTTCGTGGACGGCCCGGACGGTTCGGTGACGCTGTCGGAGCTGCCACGTTTCCCCGAGCCGGCGCCCGACCTGGCCGAAGGTTCCCTGGTCGCGCCGCTGCCCGGCGCGGTCAGCCGGGTCCTGGTCGTGCCCGGCCAGCGGGTCGCGGCCGGCGACCTGCTGCTCACCCTCGAAGCGATGAAGCTCGAACACCCCGTGCACGCCCCCGCCGCCGGCATCGTCGCCGAGTTGCCGGTGACCGCCGGCAGCCAGGTCGAGACCGGCGCCGTGCTCGCCGTGCTCACCGACGCGTGA